The following DNA comes from Malania oleifera isolate guangnan ecotype guangnan chromosome 12, ASM2987363v1, whole genome shotgun sequence.
GTGAGACGCATTATTTATAAACCAATAATTTCAAATGAAAGTTATTGCTTTGACATTGTAAAttaccaacaaaaaaaaaaaaaaaaaaaatttagcgcGCGAGTACTACTGGATCATTTTCCTTTGGCCAATTTGTGTGAAGGCTGTGGATAGACAGACTGCTACAGGGAGCTCAAAACACAGCTTAATGCCTTCTATGAATATACAACATATTACAGGCATTATCTTCTGCAGAAGCACTTATTggcatgataaaaaaaaatgcctGTAATGATGGTTGAGGCTTCAACTTCCGGCCTCTTTCCCCATGCTTCAGGAATTATTGTCATCCTTCTCCTTTGCCTGTCAAGCATTCACATATGCTTCAGCAGTGTGCATCTAATCAATTCGTTTGAGATTATACTGCACCATTTCCTCAAGTGCCAACCGAAAGGCACTGTGAGGAAGACATTGGAGACTCTGGATTGCAAGGTCAGCCTTCTCCTCTGCCAGATCTTGAGCCCTCTCAATCCCACCACAACTCTTTACCAATTTAATGGCTTCATCAAGAGATCCTGCCTCACAGAATTCGGACTCAATGATCTCCCTCAGTTTTGGCTCCTTCTCTAAAGCAAAAATCACTGGAGCGGTCAGGTTGCCTTTAGCTAGGTCACTGCCTGCTGGCTTCCCTAGCTGCTTTGCTGACTGAGTGAAATCCAATATGTCATCAACGATTTGGAATgagagaccaagatttttaccaTACTCGAACATTTGTTCAGCAACACTGCCTTCGACCCTGCTAAATATAGCAGCTCCCTTGGTACTTGCAGCAATTAAGGAGGCTGTTTTATAGTAGCTCTTGATCAAATACTGCTCAAGGTTAGCCTCACAATCAAACAAACTAGATGCTTGCTTTATTTCACCACTTGCAAAATCTTTAATAACCTGCCATAACAcccaattttttttcatatttaagaTAACATTAGCAAGAACAGCAAATCCACCCTACAGTTTATTAGTTTTCAAAtgggattattattattattattattattattatttttttttggctaTTGTTTTATCTCATACTGCTTCCCTGGTGTGTAAGCTTCAAAGTGAGGAGCATGAGTAACAGTTTCCATTGATAAAAGCTTTTATTTGAACATTTGACAGCTAGCCTAGACACATACCTGGCTGATCAGCTTTATGACTTCAAGATTTTCAAGATTTGCAAGATACCATGATGACTGTGCAAACATGAAATCACCAGCCAGCACTGCCACTCTTGTACCGTAGAGTTGGTGCACAGTTTCCTTCCCTGCAAAAGAACAGCAGTCAGCAAACTTAAGgcagaaagagaagaaaaaaagatGATTGAGGAATATGGTGGCGGGCACCTATTTGTTTAAAGAGTTAATGCTGCATCAAATGTTATAAAATGGGCAAAATTGAGATTTCAGATCCACGTGCATAGAGTTtagattatgcagttttcaattaagttcatttTGTTTGTGGTATATTGTGGTAAGTTTCTGTTTGCTGCATGCATATGTAAAAACGAATTCCTTTCCATCCTAGCCCTAGCTCTATTAACTGCCCAACTTATGTTGTTTGAATTGCTAAACATCTACCACACTACCAATTCTAATACTTCGAAATTCCCTTCCCAACCAGCCAAAAACCAGTGCCCAATCCATCTGAGAACTACTTCATCACTACAAAAGAAAGCATGTCCCACCAGTTATGAGTGGGTCAACAAGCAAAAACTATCCCTTTCCCACTTTATCCAAACTCAAAGAAAAGGTTTTCCCTTAGATATGAATGGATTGACAATGATCCCCTCCTTTCATGGCCAACGCCATCCATGAGGCTCATGAGCATTTTCAAGAGAAGAGGAAGGAGAGAATCACGTATCTTCCAAATACATATATTCTTTACAATGATGTTTCAAATACATTTGTAGACATGTGAGCCATGTTCATCATCTCCTATTGGTATGTTTAACATTGACTGCAACTCCACGATAAAAAATAAAGCTCAAGATATTACACAGAACTAATCTAACCCTTACACTTTTTCAAACAATTGCAAGATGGTTAGCAGATTAGAGCAGCAGCCCATATCCTACAAAAGAAAGAGAATGCTATCATTTGCAAACTCAATATGCAATATGGACAAATCATTGTGATCTACCTTAATCCCTTGCATCAAATGTGTATCAGTGTCTCTATGAATAATCCTACTCAAAGAATCAaccaaagagaaaaaagaaaaggggaCAGAGCATTTCCCTATCTATTAGCCCTAGAAGCTTGAAACCAAGACTTAGCCTCACTATTCACTATGACTCAAAAAACATCAGAACAGAGGCACCCACGAATGCATTTCCTCCATCCACAATTATCCACCAATCATAACCTTTatcaaaattaatttcaaaactcaGACCCCTATTTTTCTTTGAACTACATCTTCAACCACACCATTCTCTACTGATGCTACATCTTGAATTTGTCTATCACCAATTAAAGCACTTTAATTATGGGAAATGGTATTTTGCAGCCAAACTCTTGGATAACTTTAGTAAGGATCTTATAGACGCTAGTCAGGCTAATTGGCTTAAAATCCTTGATTATAATCACAAAATCTCTACTAGGGAAACAAATCTTTAGTTAATACTTCTCCCTACCA
Coding sequences within:
- the LOC131144915 gene encoding solanesyl diphosphate synthase 1, chloroplastic-like; translation: MSLKMMSITCRNIDFVRTGLDSVSCGCSSSTSFDRFLVIKPVKKVPRTANRGYGARKLVCYRRNISRCGVFSTKTPETLLSGIAEGQQPVSPALEVKSESCSPISLTNMFEVVADDLQTLNDNLQSVVGAENPVLVSAAEQIFGAGGKRMRPALVFLVSRATAEIVGMKELTAEHRRLAEIIEMIHTASLMHDDVLDESDIRRGKETVHQLYGTRVAVLAGDFMFAQSSWYLANLENLEVIKLISQVIKDFASGEIKQASSLFDCEANLEQYLIKSYYKTASLIAASTKGAAIFSRVEGSVAEQMFEYGKNLGLSFQIVDDILDFTQSAKQLGKPAGSDLAKGNLTAPVIFALEKEPKLREIIESEFCEAGSLDEAIKLVKSCGGIERAQDLAEEKADLAIQSLQCLPHSAFRLALEEMVQYNLKRID